A genomic stretch from Empedobacter stercoris includes:
- a CDS encoding phenylacetate--CoA ligase family protein, which yields MHTQNSQQKSIEKLSVEEIKAFQNQKLQDQIAYLAKHSKFYQDLFEQNKIDWKRIKSTEDLKLIPVTTKNDLQQRNFDFLCVPLPEIIDYSTTSGTLGDPVTFGLTNQDLERLADNELNSFQRIGVQKGDVVQMMTTIDRRFMAGLAYFLGLRKLGAGVVRVGAGVPQLQWDSILKYQPKFLVAVPSFLLKMIDYAEKNNIDFNTSSVKAVLCIGEALRDRDLKPSLLAQKITSKWNIQLFSTYASTEMSTAFTECEIGVGGHHQPDLIITEILDEENNEVENGELGELTITTLGVEGMPLLRFKTGDLVRKHSEKCKCGSHTYRLGPVEGRKQHMIKYKGTTLYPPALQDVLSHFDEIKLHLIEIYSNELGTDEILIRLVSIDETDDFLAKIKDRFRAKMRVTPSIKFENFETLQTVIFKPESRKPITFIDYRENS from the coding sequence ATGCACACGCAAAATAGCCAACAAAAATCAATAGAAAAGCTTTCGGTAGAAGAAATAAAAGCGTTTCAAAATCAAAAATTACAAGATCAAATTGCCTATTTAGCAAAGCATTCTAAGTTTTATCAAGATTTATTTGAACAAAATAAGATTGATTGGAAAAGAATCAAATCAACGGAAGATCTAAAATTGATTCCCGTAACAACCAAAAATGATTTACAACAACGAAATTTTGACTTTTTGTGTGTTCCGTTACCTGAAATTATAGATTATTCGACGACTTCCGGAACTTTAGGCGATCCTGTAACGTTTGGATTAACGAACCAAGATTTGGAACGATTGGCTGATAATGAATTGAATTCCTTTCAACGAATTGGCGTTCAAAAAGGTGATGTTGTACAAATGATGACGACAATTGATCGTCGTTTTATGGCTGGATTGGCTTATTTTCTTGGTTTGCGAAAGTTAGGAGCAGGTGTTGTTCGTGTAGGAGCGGGGGTTCCTCAATTGCAATGGGATTCTATTCTAAAATATCAACCGAAATTTTTGGTGGCAGTTCCTTCTTTTTTGTTGAAAATGATTGATTATGCTGAAAAAAATAACATCGATTTCAATACATCTTCTGTAAAAGCAGTTTTGTGTATAGGCGAAGCTTTGCGAGATAGGGATTTGAAACCGTCTTTGTTAGCGCAAAAAATTACTTCGAAATGGAATATTCAGCTCTTTTCAACGTATGCTTCGACAGAAATGAGTACCGCTTTTACGGAATGTGAAATAGGAGTAGGAGGTCATCATCAACCAGATTTGATTATTACAGAGATTTTAGATGAAGAAAATAATGAAGTTGAAAATGGTGAATTAGGTGAATTAACGATTACTACTTTGGGTGTTGAAGGAATGCCTTTGTTGCGTTTCAAAACGGGAGATTTAGTACGAAAACATTCCGAAAAATGTAAATGCGGAAGCCATACCTATCGATTAGGTCCAGTTGAAGGAAGAAAACAACACATGATAAAGTACAAGGGAACAACGTTGTATCCACCTGCTTTACAGGATGTATTGTCGCATTTTGATGAAATAAAACTACATTTAATAGAAATTTATTCGAATGAGTTAGGAACAGATGAAATTTTGATTCGATTAGTTTCGATAGATGAAACGGATGATTTTTTAGCCAAAATAAAAGATCGTTTTAGAGCAAAAATGCGTGTAACTCCCTCGATTAAATTTGAAAATTTTGAAACTTTGCAAACAGTCATTTTTAAACCAGAAAGTCGAAAGCCAATCACATTTATTGATTATAGAGAAAATAGTTAA